The Bacteroides fragilis NCTC 9343 genome includes the window ATTCTTTATACCGAATAGAATAATTACTATAAATAAAGAAGATTTGAAATAAAAGTGACTGATAACAAGCACCTGTGCCACCTCACGGCGGCAAGCTGCAAACCATTATCTATTTAATAATAAGCATAAAACTATGAGATTCTTAAAAATTATGGGAATATTTACTTCTATCTTAAGTTTATTGAGTTGCGGGCATGGGAATAAACGAGTGACGCAAAACGACGGTATAAACTCCAATATCCCGGTTGCTGCCCGGATTACGATAGACAAACTGCCGGATGTATTGAGAAACGTGCAGGCAGGAAATACTGATTATGATTTTATAGGTATTTGTTCCAATGGTGTGGACTGCATCTACTTTGTGCTGGAGAACGGAAAGTTTTACATAGATTTTGAAGCTATGGGTAAAGAGCAGCTTCCCTACATAGATACCTTGAAACAGTTCGCAAAGGAACATAATTATCCTATTGTCGAAACAACCTATAACAATACTCCGGTCGATTACGAACATCTGAAATACGCTCCCGTCCTTAGCCTGAAAGTCAATGCTGACATAGACAGCATCGTAAAGGTCGGAAAACAGATTGAGCAGACCATTTTCAGGAACAACGAACGAACCGTTTACGAAATAGTGCCTTGATTTTGCCAATAAAGACATTAAGATTTAGATAACAAACAGCACTGCCGCTTAAAGCGAAACGCTGCCAAACATCATCTACATAAGAATATGAGAACACCCGCCATAATCCTGCTTTTAGCAAGCCTGTTTGCCGCAAGCTGCGGAGAGCCGCCCATGCCACCGAGCGACGAGGAAATGATACGCCACTTCGCCACGCACGAGGCGGCGTTCCGCAAGGTGTACGAAATCATGTCAGAGAGTTCAGAAGGTAGTTTCCACTACCCGCCGCTTTCTCCGGAAGAGGTCATTATACTTGATTCAACAGAGCAAAGCGATACATCCCATGAAACGAATGACGAAGAAAACCTCCCGGTATATGGGCTGCTGAAGCCAGACCGAATACAGCTCGATTCCCTGTTGTCAGAGATTGGATGCGGTCTTGTCCTTGTTGACCGCAGGGAATGGGAAACGGCGGATTCGGTATATGTGAGCCTCGTTATGCCGTACTATTCCCACGGCATCGTGGATGCGGGAACGTCCAAGAGTTTCATTTACGATCCCGGATTGGAAAGCCGCCGGAATATCCGTATCACCGAACACGGCGACCTGAACGAGATCTACCGCAGGACGTACAACGACACCACGTTGTACAAGCCTGTCAAGGAAGGCTGGTACATCGAGTTAGACCATTCACGATAACCTGCAAAGAGGGACGCATGAGGATATTCCAATACATGCGCCGATTCTTCCAGATGATGGCAAGGATGCGTAAGGTCATCCATATCGTTTCTATGACCTGTCGGCATGAACAACGCAAGAACGGGCTGGTTCCGGTGGAATCCTACAAACGGGAAACAGACCGGAATCTCTGGATACGCAGCATAGGAACCCATCATTCCACACGGTACAGCATCGTTCTTTTTACAGCTGGATGATGGTATTGCAGCCGCCCTTTGGACTTCCCGATCTGAATGACATTCCGGGGACACCAGTGTACGCAAGCATGGCAAGCCTCGCAACCGGTTCCCCACCGGGGCACTCCGTTTTTCAGCGTAATATTGTTCACGGGACATACACGTTCGCAGACACCACATCCCATACAACCATTTTCCAAGGAGAAGTTCAAGTGCGAGCGACTGAAAAAGGCATTGAACAGCCCTTTGTGCAACAGATCCGATAACCTGCAATACGGGAAAGGCTTTTTCCGTTTGCCTTTTTTCAAGTCGTCGATTATTCGTGAAGTGTAAAGCTCCGCCCGTTCCAGTATCTTCGTCCTCCTTACTGAAGATACCTCGTATTCCTTCAGGCAGTTCCCTACGGTGGGCAGGTTGTAGCCATAGTCCAGACGCACGCCTTTGCCGGACATGATTTTGTCCACAACGGACACCGCACAGCCCTTGTACGTGTAATATGTGCCTATGGAGAAATAGTACACGCCTTTCCTGAACGGATAACTTTCCAAGAACCGGCGGACAATGCCGGGCAGTCCGCCCATATATACGGGGAATATAAAACCTACGATTCGGGAGTCCGATGCGGTGATTCCAGCTGACGGTGTCATTCTGAACAGACCGGCTCCTCCAAAAGCCGCCGCAATATCCTGCGACAATTTCAGGCTGTTGCCTGTGGCGGAGAAATAATAGATGGATATTTCTTTGTCGTTTGCCGTTTTGCTTTTATAGTCCATAACATTTATTTTTGCGACAGCAAAGTTAATAGGTCTCTTAAAAAAAAGAAGAACTGTCTTGGTTATCAGCAACTTACATTTAGGTTAGTTTTCCTGTATATCAATTTGTTGGATAAAAGAAAAATGAGAAAAAAGTTAGATTACGATTATTGTTCTGCTTCCCCTATACTGGAATGGCTGGGTGACAAATGGGCTTTAGTTGTCTTATTGAAGCTACATGAGAATGAAGTAATACGTTTCAATGAACTATACAAAACAATCCCCTCTATATCGGAAAAGATGCTATCTACTGTTTTGCGGTCATTGGTAACGGACGGATTGGTAAATAGAAAAATATATCCCACAGTTCCACCCAAAGTGGAATATTATGTATCTGAATTTGGAGAAACTTTAATCCCTTATTTAGAGCAGTTGAAACAATGGGGGCAAGAAAATTTTGAAACGATAATGGAAAATAGACGGAAAAATAAATATTGAAATTTAGTGCAAGGTACAAGTATATATCTATATATAGCTTGCACCTTGCACTAACCTTAGAATGTTTATTTTCAATGATTTGCATAATCCAAAAATAATGCGGACATCTGAACCCAAGATGTTGGCAGACAGACACCGGACAACAGCAGACAGTTTTTAAGGACTAAAAGCGTGATGGATGCAAAGCCAAAATTTCAGAAAGTGCTGATATTTAGGAATAAATAACGCTTAATTTATAATCCAAGCGGCACGATGCCTGTTCTCCTGAATCGCCCGGATACGGCTGCCGGAATCGAGCCTGTACATGAAGCCCGCCAAGTTCCCGCTCTCGTACAAGCCCATGCCGATGGTCAGGCGGCTGTTGAAGTCGGTCTGGCTGACGACGTACCAGCCGCACCGGGCGAAATGCTCCTCGTAGCCGGAACGGGTCTCCAGCAGGAAATAGAACTTGCCGTCGTCCTCGAAACGGATGACGTACTCGCAACGCAGGCGGCGTGCGATCTTGCCCAAGATGCGGCTCTCCTCCTCGATGACCGCAGGAGTGGCAAGGAAGGTGTATTAAGCGATAAAGACAGCCTCGTCCATAGTGATGATGTTTGGTCGGTTACAAATATGCGAAATGTCCGGCACACGGCAAACGGAAGGGGCGGAAAATATGCGGAAGGGCGTGCGGATATGTAGAGCTTCTCCCTGCTTTTCACCGCCCGGAACGTGACAAGGCTACAAACGTGAAGCAAAACGAGGACAAGCGGTACGGTTTTGATACACGGACATATACAGACCGGTATATTTGCAGGGAAGTATAACAATAAAAACGTATCGGGACAATGGAAATAGTAAGCATCGAGAAAAAGACCTTCGAGGAGATGAAGGAACGGTTCGGCTGCTTCTCGCAGCACGTGAGGGAGCTTTGCGCCCGCTACCGCCCGCCCGAAAAGATGAACTGGATGGACGGGGCGGACGTGTGCGAGAAACTGGGCATCAGTAAGCGGACATTGCAGACCTACCGTGACCGGGGGCTGCTGCCGTACAGCCAGATCAACCACAAGATTTACTACCGGACGGAGGACGTGGAGGCGTTCGTGGAAGCCATGAGCCGGGAAATGACGGAGGACGAGTGAGATGGAAGTGATCACAAGGGACACGGAAGAGGTACGGGCGTACTTCGAGGCGTTGGAAGAGGGAATGAGGTACATCGACACGGTGACGGCGCACTTCCGCCCGGCGATGAACGGCGAGGTCTATCTCACGGGCGAGGACGTGTGCAGGCTGCTGCACATCACGCCGAGAACGTTGCAGGATTACCGCACGCAACGGCTGATCCCGTACATATCGCTGCCGGGCAAGACGCTCTACCGCCAGTCGGATCTGCTGCGTATGCTGGAGGAGAACTACGTGGACATGCGCCCAAAGCGCAAACGGGGGAAAAGTCCAACATAAACGCACGGGGGTGTGCATCGGGAAATGCAGCAAAGGCAGGAACACCGCATCGGAAGTTCCTGCCTTTGCCGCATTCTGCGCCGGGGAAAGGCGTCAAGCCGTTTCCCGGAGGGAGCGGCGCACCCGCTTCCCGTCCTGTTTCCTGTCCTTCTTCTCCAGCACGCTCCGCTGCATGGCGGCGAGGTTGCCGGAGATCGCCCGGAAATCGGAGCTTACCATCCTGTTGGTCACCTCGGCGTAGATCTGGGTCGTGGAAATGTGCTTGTGCCCGAGTATCTTGGAGAGCGCCTCGATGGTGCCGCCGTTGCAGAGATAGACGGTCGTGGCGAAGGTGTGGCGGCTTAGGTGAAAGCCGATCTCCTTGTGGATGCCGCAGGCTTTGGCTATCTGTTTGAGGTGCCTGTTGCACACGCTGTTGCTGGGTATGGGAAAGACAAGGTCGCCCCCGGCAAGCCCTTTGTAACGTTCTATCAGCTCCTTGGCAATCTCCATGAGGGGGACGTTGCTCGACACACGGGTCTTGGTGCGCCGGGTGATGATCCATTCCTCGCCGTCGAAGTCCATGCGCTGTATCTTGTCATGAGTGAGCGTCTTTATGTCAATGTAGCTAAGCCCGGTGAAGCACCCGAAGAGGAACATGTCCCGCACGAGGCTGGTCTGTTTCTTGACGAACACGGCGTTAGCCAAGGTGCGCAGCTCCTCCTCCGTGAGATAGCCCCGGTCGGTCTCCTGCATCTCAAGGCTGTACTCGCCGAAGGGGTCGGTGCGAACGATGCCCCGCCGCCACGCCTTGTCGGTCAGGCTGAGCAAGGGCATAGTGTATATCCAGAGGGTGTTGGCGCTCAATCCTTTCTCCACCCGCAGGTACTTGTCGAAATCGGCGATGATCTCCTTGGTCAGCTCCTTGTAAGCCATGTCGGTGCGCTTCTTCTTCTCCCAAAGGAAGGTCTTGAAATGGTTGTAAACAGCCAGATACTTGTTGTAGGTGGACTTGGCTCGCTGCCCTTTCTCCACCATCGCCCCGAACTCCCGGTTCATGTTCCCGAAGTCTTTCAGTATGCAGTTCTCCATCACGCCGACACCGAGGAAGGCGTTGCGCAATTTCTCGGCGGTGACGAAATCCTCTTCCCGGAGGATGCGGTGGTAGTGGTTGGTGAGCCGGGCGGAGACCTCCTTCAGTTGCCCGTTTATCTCGTTTGCCTCTGCGGACTTGCCTTTCGCCTTGCCGTTCTCCCAGAGGTCGGGAGTGACGAACAGCTTGGTTCCCACTGCCTTGTCATCGCCGTCAACGGAGATTTTCACCATGATGGGGGCTTTTCCGTCCCGGTTTCTCACTGCGGATCTCTTGATGTAGAACGAGGTCGCAAACGTACTTCTCTTTGTTTCCATAACTCTAAAATTTTCGTTTCTAAAGGTAGTTACTTATTTCTTACCAAGAGCTATGCAAAACAAGGCAAAGCAATGAAACAGAACTTGTTATGCTGTATATACCCCGTTTCGGAACCGGTAGCTGTTTAGTAGCCGAACTTTGTCCGAAAGGGGTGTTTTCAGGCTTTTTATGCCGAAGCTTGCTTCAACCCGCCCTGCATACAAGATGCTGACCTGCATTTATTTATGTAGAACTTTGCTTTTCTTTGCGCCTTATACCAATTTTTTCGTAAAAAACACCTCTTTCACTGCATATCCCGGATCGGGATCAACAGTTTGTTTCAAGATTGCATCTCCACTGACGTAGTGTTTTTCTTTTGATTTCCACTCTCTGTTTCCTTTGGACCACTGACAAGAATTGACCCAAGCACGTGTGCCATAAATCGCTTCTCCATTTACTTTCAACCATTGTCCAATGTGCAACAAACGTTCCTGCATGATAGGAGGTATTTTACCATTGGCATTCGGCCCTATATCCAGTAATAAATTCCCTCCTTGACTTACAATATTGACAAGTGTCAGTATTAAAGCCTTCGGCGAAGTATAATCTCCCAAATCTTCATTTTGATTATAACCAAACGACAAGCCTATACCACGACATTCTTCCCATGGCTTATTGTAAGAACTATTAGTATTACTATATTCTCGCGTGTAATAATCGCCGTGTTTTTTACCGGTATTGTTAGCCCAACGATCATTGACAACGATACTGTCTTTTACCGGAGATTCTGAATATAACCAAGCTAATGTTCTTTCGGCCTGCCACTGTTTATCATTTATCTGATCGGGACCGTCAGCCCATATCAGATCCGGTTTATAACGATTTACCAGATCTTGTAATTGCGGAAACCAATGGCGTTCATAAAACAAATCCATTGTTTCTTTATTATATAGTGGGTTATCCCACTCTCTCAAAGAGAAATAACATCCAACTTTTATATCAGTTTTACGTAATGCATTTACATATTCCCCAACTAAATCACGATGTGCTCCAATTTCCATACTATTCCATGGTCTGCCATAGCTGATTGATGCCTCTCTACTGGGCCACAAGGCGAATCCATCGTGATGCTTCGTTGTCAGCACTACATATTTCGCACCTGAGTGCTCAAATAAATCAGCCCATTCTTCGGGATCATAACTAAGAGCTTTGAACATGGGGGCAAAATCTGCATAAGTGAAATCTTCTCCATACATTTTCCGATGGTAATCATATATTTCTGTTCCTGTAAAATTTCCATTACCCATCAATGTTTTTTTATCAAGCCAATATTTATACCATTCCGAATAAGTTCCTTTGGGCGACCATGCCGGTACAGAATATAATCCCCAATGTATAAAAATGCCAAATTTCGCATTTTCAAACCATGCAGGAACCGGCCTTTTATCTATAGACTCCCAATCCGGCTTATAAGTAGACTGCCCCATTAAGGGAATACATATTAGACAAAATAGAAGTAAGCAATATTTTTTCATATTATATAATTATATTAAATAAGTTATTTTACACTCACTCACAATGTTAGCAAAAAAGATTCATTTATACAAACTAATAAAAAAGATTCTTAGTAATAGCATGTTTTGGCATGCTATTACTAAGAAAAGAGTATCAAAAATTAATAGGAATTACATTTGATATAACTAACATATTAAGTATGCAGATATTGTGTTATTCTTCATACCCTGGAGTTTGCTTTATTGACGGATCTTTATCAAGCATATTCTGTTCAATAGGCCAAAGAACTTTGTGACTCTCTGTCGCTTCATTTAAGATTGGCACTCCATTATTTTTCAAATTAGCTTCTTTACAGAATACTAAATGCTTACCTCCTTTTGTCAGAGTCATGCGTAACACATCCCACCAACGTTGCCCTTCTTGAACAAATTCTTTATCTTTTTCATGTAATATGGCCAACTCATTTTGAGTGAAATCTCCTGATTTATACCCATGCTTATTTTCATCCCAATTGGAAGCATAAGCACGTTTACGAACCAGATTGATATATTTCTCAACACCAGAATTATCACTTTCCATATTAGCAATTTCGGCTAATGAAAGATAAACCCAAGGCAGGCGATAGAATGCATAATCCCCACAAAAAACACGATTGCCTTCAGAATTTATGTAACCTATATTCTTTTGGACATGAGTTCCCCAAAGACTTAAATTACCATCTTTATCTTTTTTATAAGAAGCCAGGAAAGTCGCATCACGACGAGTGTCTTCCACGTCAAATAATTGAAAGAGTTCAGGAATATACTCACACCATTGAGCACCACTTTTCTTTAATCCTAAAGGATCGTTCCATGGCGTTCCATCTGCAAGAAAACCACCCTTATCTATTTCTCCCTGGTTCATGTATGTATAGTTAACATTTCTATTGGTCGCTTCTCCTTCAAGATAACGAATCGCAAATATTATTTCATTGTTACCTTTATGGGATTTAGCTTCGAAAACATCTGAAAAATTATCCATCATGCTTAGACCGTAATTATCAATGACACTCTGTAAATGTTGTTTTGCTACTGCCAAATCAGCAATATTAGCCTCATTGTCACCGGTAGTAACTTTGGAAGTCCATAGATAAACTTCTCCCATCAAACACTCAGTAGCTGCTTTGGACCAATATACTTTTTTACCGCGATTATATGGATCAAAAGCTGTCACATTGCCAAAATACTCCATTGAAAGATCCAAATCTTTCTTGATTTGCGTCATTACTTCTTTGGGGGTTGCACGAGCCATATATAATTTATTGGGATCAAGTACTCCATCAATTACTTCTACATCCAATCTTAAAGGTACACCGCCATAAATACGATAAAGTTCAAAATAGATAAAAGCACGTAAACCATATGCCTGTCCTAAATAAAATTTCTTCTTGGCATCATCTACATAATCAGCTTTCGTCACACGGTCAATAAATAAATTGATATTAGCCAAACGTCCATAATGACCACCAAAACCGGTTACACCAGTATTGTTCTTATCAAAATTCTGCAATATAATACTGCCGTAATACAGTGCGTTACCATCAGATGCATTGCCACTTTTATAGATTCCTCCTCTTAGTTCTCCGAAGGTAAAAATGTGTTGTTCGGCTACATCACGCAGATGTTTATGAAGGCCATCCATATAACCGGTAACTTGTGCTTCAGTGGTCCAATAAGAACCACTTCCGTAAAAATCAATTGGAGATAAATCCAATAAATCACTGCATGAAGTCATTATGCCACCAGATACTACCAGTAACATGCCTGATATAATTATTGATTTTATTGTTTTCATATTTCTTGTATTTCAAATTATTAAAATGTAACATTAATACCGAAGAGTAAAGTACGCGGTAAGGCATACCCAGAACCAGCACTTGAAACTTCCGGAGTTGCTACATTGGCTGAAGTAATATATCCTAAGTTTTGACCTGTTACAGATACATCTAATTTCTGGCAATAAAATTTCCGTGCGATATTCTGAGGTAAAGAATAAGACAAAGAGATTTCACGGATTGCCAGATAATTACCTTTATAAGCAAACATGGTAGAGGTACGATAATAATTGGCAGTGCCTAATTGATCGGCCCATACATATCTTGGATATTTAGCGTTAGGATTTTCTTCGCTCCAAGTATTGAATACATCGGTTGTTGTATTATATCCACCTTGCATACATCCCAAGAACCAGGGAGTCGTATTGTCATAAATCCAATAGTCCAATGCAAAGTCGAAGCGTCCATACAGCGTCAAACCTTTCCATGTCAATGTAGTATTGAAACCACCGAACCAATGAGGAGTCGTATTCCCTATTACTATCTGATCAAAGGCATCGATCGTACCATCATTGTTAATGTCTTTCCATTTTACATCACCGGGTTCAATCTGAAGAGCTTTCGCTTTTTCTGCATCTGACAATGCCGCATATGCCTTCGGACCATATTGATATTTTCCTTGATAATTTCCTGTTTTTACGACCAGATCCCCGGGAATATCCTTCCAATCTTTATATAATCCTTCCGCTTTATATCCGACTAAAATACCCGGTTCCTGCCCTTCTTGTTTGCCACCCACAAAAATGACTTCATCTACTTGATTCCCCGCTTCATCTAAAACTTTACGTCCGGTATAAATTTGCTGACCGCCAATACGATTCTTTGGCTGACCATTGTCCGGTAAGGTAACAACTTTATTTTTATTGTATGAAATATTACCTCCCATTTTCCAAGTCCAATCTTTTATCTTGAGTATTGTACCAGATAGCTCCATCTCAACACCACTGTTACGGAAATCTCCATTATTATTCTTTACTGATGAAAAACCGGTAGTAGTAGGCAAGCTCAAATCAGCATATTTATCCATCGTTAAACGGTTATAATAAGTAAAGTTTGCGTTCAGTCGGTTATCAAAGAAGCTTAAGTCCAAACCAACTTCAGTTGTACGGGTCTTTTCCCATTTTAATCCCGGATTAGGGAGAGAGCCAATCAAATATCCTACATTACCATTGTATTTCTGAGAATTATAAGAACCCTGTAAAGTATAAGCTCCAATACCTGTTGCATTACCATTCATACCATAGCTAAAGCGTAACTTACCAAAAGACAAATCAGGAACGGCATTTTTTATGAAGTCCTCTTTTCCAAAAATCCATCCGGCAGATACTCCCGGGAAAAATCCCCAACGGTTATCTCCAAGCAACGAAGAATAACCATCATAACGGAATACCCCTGATAACAGATATTTCCCCTGATAATCATAATTCAAACGACCAAAATAAGAAAGAATACGGTACTGGCTATGCCATGAATCAATTGTGCGTTTCCCTTCCCCATTATCTGTCAGGTTGAGATCTGCAAAATCGTCAGTGGGAGCACCGGAACCTGATGCACTAAATCCTTTTGTCTTTTTATCGTAGTACTCAGAACCCAACATAACATCTATATTATGATTTTGAGCAAAAGTGTTATTATAATTTAATACTACGTTATAAGTTTGAGAGAAGTCACGCTCAAATTTGGCAGAAGAAGATCTAGTTGTATTGAATTTACCCGGAGCTGTTTCGAAATCTTTGGTAAAGCTCTCATAGACACCTTCCGAATAATACCAGTTGGCGGTACCTTTAATTACAAGATTCTTCATTGGTCTGATTTCCAACGATTGGATCATTGTAAATTTATCCGTTTGGTTATCTACAAGCCATTTTTCGGGTTGATACGACTGATTTCCATCGCTATGATTAGGGCCGAGGACAGGATTTCCGTCTTCATCTTCATATCGAACAGTAGGGGGCAAAGACATTATACGTCCGAAATAGTTCCCTTCATTATCTTGCGAACCGGGCATAGAACGCCAATTAGCACGATTGTAATTAAAATTAGAACTTGCGGTAATCCAATCAGCCAACTTATAACTGCCATTGAAAATAAAGCTATAACGCTCATAAAAAGAAGAAATGGGAAGTCCTTCTGACTTATTATATCCTAAACCAGCATAATAAGTTCCTTTATCATTACCACCTGACATATTTACATTATAATCCTGAGTTAGAGAAGGGTTATTCAAATTATAATCGGAAGGCTTGATATCTTTATAAAGAAGGGTTACTGAAGAATTAAGCGGATCCTGCATTTGTTGCCAGCCTTTGTTCAACAGGAATTCGTTTCCGCTATCCTTTACCAATAAGTTCCAAACCAAATCGCTGCCATATTTATTTCCTGTTCCATAAGCGGAGGCACCATCCAATGATGATTTACTAGCCCATGGTGTTGTGTCATAAGCTGTACGTATGGCAGTGATAAAATCCTTAGCTCCTAGAAAATCATAGGGATTATTAATATAGTTCATACCTACTTTAGCCTTAAGATTAATTTCTGCCTTACCGACTTTACCCGTTTTGGTTGTAATCAATATTACACCATTACTGGCGCGCGCACCGTACAATGCAGTAGCACCTGCATCTTTCAAAACTTCCATAGATTCGATATCTTCCGGATTGATATCATTTAAACCATCACGCAGCTGTCCATCGACCATTACTAAAGGAGAACCAGATCCATCCCATTCTGTACCGCCACGGAGTACAATGGTCGGCGTACTTCCTGGATTACCGGAACTCTGCGTCACTTTTAAACCGGAAACTGCACCGGATAATGCTTGTGCCGGATTAGAAAAGACACCAACCTTTAATGATTCCTCACTAACTTTGGAAATAGAATTCGTCACTTTGGTACGCAACTGTTTTCCTCCATAGCCTGTAACTACTACTTCATCCAACATTTCAGAGTCTTCTTTCAATTTGATATTGAAAGAATTCCTACCCTTTACATCGAGTACCTGAGGCTGATACCCGATATAAGAAACTTTGATCTTTCCGTTAGGATCGACCATTAACGTAAATTTGCCGGAGATGTCAGTAATTACACCATTGGTGGTACCGACCTCGACAACACTGGCTCCGATGATTGATTCACCGCTAGCATCCATAACCACACCTGTGATTGATTTCTTTTGTGCCATGGCTCCAAGAGAACATAAAATGCACAAAATCAAGAAGATGGTTTTCTTCATAAGTATTGCTTTTTTGAGTTAATAATAAAAATGTTTATATGTGTTTAAAAATACTAACTAAGTTCTATCGGGACGGTAGGCGAAAAATGGAGAAAAAAGGCATAATAGCCATATCACATAAAGGACTTATATACAAAAGATTAAATATCAAATAGTATTATAAAAAAGAAAAATTCAGACTTATTATTTATAAAATCCAATGGTAGCATAAGGGTATAAAAGACAAACAAATAATGCTATATTATAAATATAATCTTCATAATTAACTTATAGAATAATAAATAACTCATTAGTTTAAAATAGTTGACATGTATAAAATGACATATCGAGAAGCACACAATTAGCCATTAACATTATTATACAAACTGTAAGAAGAATCTTATAAAATATTGTAATTGAAATAATAAAAATAGGATTATCTTTGTAACCGTGGTTACAGTAACCATCGTTACAGAATCAAGACTTAATAAACAAAGGATATGAAGTTTTACAATAGGGAGAATGAATTAGCTGAATTACAAAGGATACAAGAATTATCTTTTGAAGAGAACTCTCGTCTGACAGTAGTTACCGGAAGGAGAAGAATAGGTAAAACAAGTCTTATTATGAGAGCTTTTGAAAAAACTCCTACTATCTATTTATTTGTGGGGAGAAAAAATGAAGCATCTTTATGTAGGGAATTCATAACTTTAGTTTCCCAAGCACTTGATATTTATGTGCCAGAAGAAATATCGACTTTCAAATCTCTCTTTCGGTATATTATGGAAGTTGCTACCAGACAGTCATTCAATTTGGTTATAGATGAGTTTCAAGAATTCTATAATATCAATAAGTCGATTTATAGTGATATACAAGATATCTGGGATCAGTATAGACAAAAAACTCACATGAATTTCGTTGTGAGTGGTTCTATTTATTCTTTAATGGAAAAGATTTTCCATAATGAAAAGGAACCTCTTTTTGGCCGTGCTGACAATATTATAAAACTTTCAGCTTTCAGTCTGAATGTTTTAAAGAAAATCATAAAAGACTATCATCCCCAATATACAAATGATGATTTATTGGCACTATACTCATTTTCCGGTGGGGTTCCTAAATACGTTGAATTATTTTGTGATAACAGAGTATTAACCGTTGATGGAATGATTGATTTCATGGTCAGAGACAACTCCCCTTTTACAGATGAAGGAAAAAATCTGTTAATAGAAGAATTCGGCAAGAATTATGGTACCTATTTCTCAATCCTAAGTGCTATCTCAGGTGGATATAATACTCAGACAGAAATAGAAGCGTTGCTTGGCGAAAAGAGTTTGGGCGGTTATCTAAAGCGATTAATTGAAGATTATAACATAGTAGTGCGCCAACGTCCTGTCTTTTCAAAAGAGGGTTCTCAAACTGTCAGATATGGGATATGCGATAACTTTATTCATTTCTGGTTTAATTATTTCGATAGAAATCGTTCACTCATTGAAATAAAAAATTTCATTGGCTTACGAAAATTAATAAAAGCTGACTATCCGACATATTCAGGAAAAATCCTGGAACAGTATTTCAAACAAAAATATGCTGAAAGTTACGAGTTCCGTCTTATTGGTTCGTGGTGGGAG containing:
- a CDS encoding DUF4948 family protein, which codes for MRTPAIILLLASLFAASCGEPPMPPSDEEMIRHFATHEAAFRKVYEIMSESSEGSFHYPPLSPEEVIILDSTEQSDTSHETNDEENLPVYGLLKPDRIQLDSLLSEIGCGLVLVDRREWETADSVYVSLVMPYYSHGIVDAGTSKSFIYDPGLESRRNIRITEHGDLNEIYRRTYNDTTLYKPVKEGWYIELDHSR
- a CDS encoding EFR1 family ferrodoxin (N-terminal region resembles flavodoxins. C-terminal ferrodoxin region binds two 4Fe-4S clusters.) translates to MDYKSKTANDKEISIYYFSATGNSLKLSQDIAAAFGGAGLFRMTPSAGITASDSRIVGFIFPVYMGGLPGIVRRFLESYPFRKGVYYFSIGTYYTYKGCAVSVVDKIMSGKGVRLDYGYNLPTVGNCLKEYEVSSVRRTKILERAELYTSRIIDDLKKGKRKKPFPYCRLSDLLHKGLFNAFFSRSHLNFSLENGCMGCGVCERVCPVNNITLKNGVPRWGTGCEACHACVHWCPRNVIQIGKSKGRLQYHHPAVKRTMLYRVE
- a CDS encoding winged helix-turn-helix transcriptional regulator, which codes for MRKKLDYDYCSASPILEWLGDKWALVVLLKLHENEVIRFNELYKTIPSISEKMLSTVLRSLVTDGLVNRKIYPTVPPKVEYYVSEFGETLIPYLEQLKQWGQENFETIMENRRKNKY
- a CDS encoding helix-turn-helix domain-containing protein → MEIVSIEKKTFEEMKERFGCFSQHVRELCARYRPPEKMNWMDGADVCEKLGISKRTLQTYRDRGLLPYSQINHKIYYRTEDVEAFVEAMSREMTEDE
- a CDS encoding helix-turn-helix domain-containing protein, with product MEVITRDTEEVRAYFEALEEGMRYIDTVTAHFRPAMNGEVYLTGEDVCRLLHITPRTLQDYRTQRLIPYISLPGKTLYRQSDLLRMLEENYVDMRPKRKRGKSPT
- a CDS encoding site-specific integrase, producing METKRSTFATSFYIKRSAVRNRDGKAPIMVKISVDGDDKAVGTKLFVTPDLWENGKAKGKSAEANEINGQLKEVSARLTNHYHRILREEDFVTAEKLRNAFLGVGVMENCILKDFGNMNREFGAMVEKGQRAKSTYNKYLAVYNHFKTFLWEKKKRTDMAYKELTKEIIADFDKYLRVEKGLSANTLWIYTMPLLSLTDKAWRRGIVRTDPFGEYSLEMQETDRGYLTEEELRTLANAVFVKKQTSLVRDMFLFGCFTGLSYIDIKTLTHDKIQRMDFDGEEWIITRRTKTRVSSNVPLMEIAKELIERYKGLAGGDLVFPIPSNSVCNRHLKQIAKACGIHKEIGFHLSRHTFATTVYLCNGGTIEALSKILGHKHISTTQIYAEVTNRMVSSDFRAISGNLAAMQRSVLEKKDRKQDGKRVRRSLRETA
- a CDS encoding RagB/SusD family nutrient uptake outer membrane protein translates to MKTIKSIIISGMLLVVSGGIMTSCSDLLDLSPIDFYGSGSYWTTEAQVTGYMDGLHKHLRDVAEQHIFTFGELRGGIYKSGNASDGNALYYGSIILQNFDKNNTGVTGFGGHYGRLANINLFIDRVTKADYVDDAKKKFYLGQAYGLRAFIYFELYRIYGGVPLRLDVEVIDGVLDPNKLYMARATPKEVMTQIKKDLDLSMEYFGNVTAFDPYNRGKKVYWSKAATECLMGEVYLWTSKVTTGDNEANIADLAVAKQHLQSVIDNYGLSMMDNFSDVFEAKSHKGNNEIIFAIRYLEGEATNRNVNYTYMNQGEIDKGGFLADGTPWNDPLGLKKSGAQWCEYIPELFQLFDVEDTRRDATFLASYKKDKDGNLSLWGTHVQKNIGYINSEGNRVFCGDYAFYRLPWVYLSLAEIANMESDNSGVEKYINLVRKRAYASNWDENKHGYKSGDFTQNELAILHEKDKEFVQEGQRWWDVLRMTLTKGGKHLVFCKEANLKNNGVPILNEATESHKVLWPIEQNMLDKDPSIKQTPGYEE